A genomic region of Cannabis sativa cultivar Pink pepper isolate KNU-18-1 chromosome 1, ASM2916894v1, whole genome shotgun sequence contains the following coding sequences:
- the LOC133035241 gene encoding uncharacterized protein LOC133035241: protein MRDYNVHRILVDNRSSVNLLNFQAFKQMGLHEKDLRPITLSIYGFTGDVIASKGMIKLPITLGTALVVAKSMADFAVIDQYLAYNAVIGRSFLKGMKIVTSIYHLTMKFPTPAGIGSVRGIQSESQECYNTAVKLAEKKSINVIYLLEAPPPRQEVFRIEEVPHKDEPDLDPRILDYAAIVQAAKDTIEVPIDPVDNNKILKIGATYQRLVNMMFADLIGDTMEVYVDDMLVKSQHAEDHVNHLQAMFEILRRYKMRLNPLKCVFGVGSGKFLGFMANQRGIEANPVKIKALVETRSPTKPKEVQSLTGKVVALNHFISQSSDKCNEFFKILKGNKKFQWTEKCEEAFQALKMHLGQPPILSKPISGEVLSVYLAVSEYAISSVLIREDQGQQYPVYYVSKRLLDAETRYPQMEKLAFALVISSRKLRPYFQAHSIEVLTNYPLRQVLAKPEASGRLLKWSVELSQFDISTEVALVEEKIDTAVLNGEGWTLYVDGASNSEGSSGGIILISPKNFKVHAALCFEFSASNNEAEYEALIAGLKLALKIKIEYLQAFSDSQIVVCQVNREYLARGGRLAKYLAIVCELLQKFKKVVVSRVPRAHNSHADTLARLASTREAKLLDVIPVDVLAHPTVSREEVMEIDVAREVTWMTLIIAYLEKVILPDEKIEARKLLQQAAQYVIYDGRLYCKSFSQPLLKCIDGEDCGYILCEVHGGICGNHTGGNSLALKIMRQRYYWPTLRQDAFNFAKKCNKCQRIATYVHQPPSHLHSITSPWPFIVWGIDLIGELPKGKGGVKYAVVAVDYFTKWAEAKALATITAAKLREFFYNSIIC from the exons ATGCGAGATTATAACGTCCATCGTATACTCGTGGACAACAGAAGTTCTGTGAATCTCTTgaacttccaagccttcaaaCAGATGGGGTTGCATGAGAAGGATCTGCGACCTATAACATTGAGTATATACGGTTTTACTGGCGACGTCATTGCATCAAAAGGGATGATCAAGCTCCCTATCACCTTGGGAACTGCCCTTGTAGTAGCCAAGTCGATGGCTGACTTTgcagtaatcgaccaatacTTAGCATACAATGCTGTGATCGGTCGGTCATTTCTAAAAGGGATGAAGATTGTGACGTCAATCTATCATCTCacgatgaagttccctactcctgCTGGAATAGGTTCTGTGCGAGGAATCCAGTCAGAATCGCAAGAATGCTACAACACAGCGGTCAAACTCGCAGAAAAGAAGTCAATCAATGTCATCTATCTGCTAGAGGCACCACCTCCTCGTCAGGAGGTCTTCAGAATAGAAGAAGTGCCTCATAAAGACGAACCAGATTTGGATCCGAGGATCCTCGATTATGCCGCAATCGTCCAAGCCGCGAAAGACACCATTGAGGTACCTATCGATCCAgtagataataataaaattttgaaaattg gtgcgacatATCAGAGGCTAgtaaatatgatgttcgcagatttgATTGGAGACACCATGGAAgtgtatgttgacgatatgctcgtaaaatctcaacatgcAGAAGACCATGTCAACCATTTACAAGCAATGTTTGAAATACTGCGACGATATAAAATGCGACTAAATCCTCTTAAGTGTGTCTTTGGAGTCGGTTCAGGGAAATTCCTCGGGTTTATGgctaatcagcgaggaatagaggcAAACCCTGTGAAGATCAAAGCATTAGTAGAAACGCGatcaccgactaagccaaaAGAAGTCCAAAgtctcacaggtaaagtcgtcGCTCTAAATCATTTTATATCACAATCCTCTGATAAATGCAATGagttttttaagattttaaaagGCAACAAGAAGTTCCAATGGACCGAGAAATGCGAAGAAGCTTTTCAAGCATTAAAAATGCATTTGGGGCAACCCCCAATCCTGTCAAAACCCATATCCGGCGAAGTCTTATCCGTTTACCTGGCAGTGTCAGAGTACGCGATTAGCTCGGTGCTAATCCGCGAAGACCAAGGTCAACAATACCcagtgtactatgttagtaaacgttTGTTAGATGCTGAGACTCGCTATCCTCAAATGGAAAAACTAGCATTTGCCTTGGTAATATCGTCAAGAAAACTGCGACCTTATTTTCAGGCCCATAGCATTGAAGTTTTAACAAACTACCCTTTGAGGCAAGTCTTAGCAAAGCCAGAGGCATCGGGAAGATTGTTGAAATGGTCAGTAGAGCTAAGCCAGTTCGACATCAG TACTGAAGTGGCACTCGTAGAAGAAAAAATTGACACTGCTGTACTAAATGGAGAAGGatggacattgtacgtcgatgggGCTTCTAATAGCGAAGGTTCCAGTGGTGGAATCATACTTATCAGTCCTAAAAATtttaaggtacacgctgctttatGTTTTGagttttctgcatctaacaatgaagccgagtatgaggctttgaTCGCAGGATTAAAGCTCGCCCTCAAAATTAAGATAGAATACTtacaggcttttagcgactcccaaatcgtCGTATGCCAGGTAAACAGAGAATATCTAGCCAGAGGCGGGCGTCTGGCTAAGTACCTCGCCATAGTATGTGAGTTGTTGcaaaaattcaagaaagtaGTCGTATcccgagtaccgcgtgctcataACTCACACGCAGACACATTGGCCCGcttggcctcaactagagaagctAAATTGCTCGATGTGATTCCTGTTGACGTGTTGGCTCACCCGACGGTGAGTCGGGAAGAAGTGATGGAAATAGATGTTGCCAGAGAAGTTACTTGGATGACTCTAATAATCGCCTACTTGGAAAAGGTAATCTTGCCCGATGAAAAAATAGAAGCGAGAAAACTGCTACAGCAGGCTGCCCAATATGTCATCTATGATGGAAGATTATATTGCAAAAGCTTCAGTCAGCCGCTACTTAAATGCATTGACGGGGAGGATTGCGGCTATATACTCTGCGAGGTACATGGGGGTATCTGCGGGAATCACACTGGTGGTAATTCTCTTGCCTTAAAAATCATGCGGCAAAGGTATTACTGGCCTACCCTGCGACAAGACGCTTTTAACTTCGCAAAGAAATGCAACAagtgtcagcgaatagccacgtATGTCCACCAACCTCCGAGTCACTTGCATTCTATCACGAGCCCTTGGCCCTTTATAGTCTGGGGCATCGACCTGATAGGAGAATTACCAAAAGGAAAGGGCGGAGTCAAATACGCTGTAGTcgcagtcgactactttacaAAATGGGCTGAAGCAAAAGCACTAGCAACCATCACAGCAGCTAAACTGCGCGAGTTTTTCTATAACTCCATAATCTGTTAA